In Cupriavidus taiwanensis, the following proteins share a genomic window:
- a CDS encoding YfbU family protein yields the protein MKLTNSEKLILLMLSDIYDRLELNDIDTKFLRSAIYSENTWALDWEMPGVVGSQQEETPKDVVEVLDCLEMWSHIEEAYANFNAEERAQVERKAEPFGRHVRFPGFDGNNEAELLGIARLLVDDMGRFSRFKGRDMNSHAPLREAYGRMLEHYLPMRGQNFGVRALSPEQMIELLQAMRHPDYKAE from the coding sequence ATGAAACTCACAAACTCTGAAAAGCTAATTCTCCTGATGCTTAGCGACATCTATGATCGCCTGGAGCTAAATGACATAGACACAAAATTTTTGCGGTCCGCGATATACAGCGAAAATACTTGGGCACTCGACTGGGAAATGCCAGGTGTGGTGGGAAGCCAACAAGAGGAAACGCCTAAAGATGTTGTCGAAGTTCTAGATTGCCTAGAAATGTGGTCGCATATTGAGGAAGCATATGCGAATTTCAACGCCGAAGAACGGGCACAGGTCGAGCGCAAGGCAGAACCCTTCGGGCGGCATGTTCGGTTTCCGGGCTTCGACGGAAATAATGAAGCGGAGCTATTAGGCATCGCTAGGCTCCTCGTGGACGACATGGGAAGATTTAGCCGATTCAAGGGGAGAGACATGAATTCGCATGCTCCATTGAGGGAGGCGTACGGTAGAATGTTAGAGCACTACCTGCCCATGCGAGGTCAGAATTTCGGGGTTCGGGCCCTCTCGCCGGAGCAAATGATTGAGTTGCTTCAAGCAATGCGACATCCAGACTATAAAGCAGAATAA
- a CDS encoding MFS transporter, which translates to MTDRQKLKTTIAYVCLVIRTILVATLFDVLSPVLPLIGADLAVSQAKFQAFFSATLMVGAAVFLVAPWLVDHIGRLRSVTVSAVGASLLGLLSAAAQSYPAFAVALLALFAVNAIGAVGNRALMRDLLAHERYRKLFAYGQAALEATSIIAPLVAGWIAAVWGWRAMFAAFCMPLLAVPVLFAIFPPPPSAAAHDLRSSRGTMSLRDLTSLCMTARIPLILLCATQGGYTTLLVVKPFLLASLFNMSVTEIGIVFASFAGVGVIGYLCSGALMARVSERSLVAAGILCLGLSSLGLLLLSITQAHALPVFLAALAAAQLGYCLIVPVANAWIMNVAAEYRAFAAGMLGGLQTLTGGAVAFLAGLAYNDSALPVAVVCTVSTLVSAATLRRVR; encoded by the coding sequence ATGACCGACCGCCAGAAATTAAAAACAACCATCGCCTATGTGTGCCTGGTCATCCGAACAATACTGGTGGCGACGCTATTCGATGTGCTCAGCCCCGTCCTTCCTCTGATTGGCGCCGACCTTGCCGTCAGTCAGGCGAAATTTCAGGCCTTCTTCTCCGCGACCTTGATGGTGGGCGCGGCAGTTTTCCTTGTGGCGCCGTGGCTGGTCGATCATATTGGCAGACTGCGCAGCGTAACCGTGAGCGCCGTAGGGGCCAGCTTGCTGGGCCTACTGAGTGCGGCTGCCCAAAGCTACCCGGCCTTTGCGGTGGCCCTGCTGGCATTGTTTGCGGTAAATGCAATAGGCGCAGTTGGAAACCGGGCCCTAATGCGTGACCTCTTGGCCCATGAGCGATACAGGAAACTATTTGCCTACGGGCAAGCCGCATTGGAAGCGACCAGCATCATTGCTCCATTGGTTGCCGGATGGATCGCCGCTGTGTGGGGGTGGCGCGCAATGTTTGCAGCGTTCTGCATGCCTCTCCTCGCGGTTCCGGTGCTATTCGCAATATTTCCGCCTCCGCCCAGTGCCGCCGCTCATGATCTCCGGTCCTCCCGCGGGACGATGTCGCTTCGTGATTTGACTAGTCTTTGCATGACAGCCAGGATCCCGCTGATCCTGCTGTGTGCGACTCAAGGCGGCTATACCACTTTATTGGTGGTCAAACCATTCCTGTTGGCTAGTCTCTTCAACATGTCAGTCACTGAGATAGGGATCGTTTTTGCCAGCTTCGCAGGCGTCGGCGTGATCGGCTACCTGTGCTCCGGCGCGCTGATGGCACGCGTATCTGAGCGCAGCCTTGTTGCGGCCGGCATTTTATGTCTAGGCCTTTCCTCGCTTGGACTATTGCTCCTCTCGATCACCCAAGCGCACGCGCTGCCCGTTTTCCTGGCAGCATTGGCTGCTGCCCAGCTGGGTTACTGCCTTATCGTACCCGTTGCCAACGCGTGGATCATGAATGTCGCCGCCGAGTACCGTGCCTTTGCCGCTGGCATGCTGGGCGGATTGCAGACGTTGACCGGCGGGGCTGTCGCGTTCCTGGCGGGTCTTGCCTACAACGATTCAGCACTGCCGGTCGCCGTTGTCTGTACGGTTTCCACGCTTGTTTCAGCTGCAACACTGCGGCGCGTGCGCTGA
- a CDS encoding ribonucleoside-diphosphate reductase subunit alpha — translation MQTAQNEITTGGAAAGVASQASTTQQTPSAATTNYPDHKIIRRNGAVVAFEPSKIAVAMTKAFLAVNGGQGAASARVREIVEQLTDNVVRALVRSRPSGGAIHIEDVQDQVELSLMRSGEHEVARAYVLYREKRKAERASASAEAVARVQQAGISINVTDAGVTKPLDVVALHALIDNACSGLGDAVSAEPILKETLKNLYEGVPMTQVYDSAILAARTLIEKDPDYSQVTARILLHTIRKEILGTEVTQSEMSARYAEYFPKFIARGIEAELLDEKLATFDLARLGAALDAGRDFQFNYLGLQTLYDRYFLHIDETRIEMPQAFFMRVAMGLALNEKDREARAIEFYQLLSSFDFMSSTPTLFNSGTRRSQLSSCYLTTVSDDLEGIYEALKENALLSKFAGGLGNDWTNVRALGSHIKGTNGKSQGVVPFLKVVNDTAVAVNQGGKRKGAVCAYLETWHLDIEEFLELRKNTGDDRRRTHDMNTANWIPDLFMKRVMEGGEWTLFSPATCPDLHDKVGKEFEKAYLGYEAKAASGELKLFKKLPALQLWRKMLGMLFETGHPWITFKDPCNIRSPQQHVGVVHSSNLCTEITLNTNDSEIAVCNLGSVNLVAHLAKQADGSYALDHAKLQKTIRTAMRMLDNVIDINYYAVDKARNSNLRHRPVGMGIMGFQDCLHVLRTPYASKAAVQFADTSMEAVCYYAYQASTELAEERGRYSTYEGSLWDRGILPQDSLKLLAEERGGYLEVDLSSTMDWDSLRARIKQHGMRNSNCIAIAPTATISNIIGVSACIEPTFQNLYVKSNLSGEFTVVNDYLVRDLKERGLWDEVMVADLKYFDGSLSRIDRIPQDLRDIYATAFEVEPTWLVEAASRRQKWIDQAQSLNIYMAGASGKKLDDTYKLAWVRGLKTTYYLRTMAATHVEKSTVSRGSLNAVSSGSDSGSALDAAAASAPAMPEAEGAVCTMRPGDPGFEECEACQ, via the coding sequence ATGCAAACGGCCCAGAACGAAATCACCACGGGTGGCGCCGCCGCCGGCGTTGCCAGCCAGGCTTCGACCACGCAGCAGACCCCCAGCGCCGCGACCACGAACTACCCGGATCACAAGATCATTCGTCGCAACGGTGCCGTGGTGGCGTTCGAGCCGTCCAAGATCGCCGTTGCCATGACCAAGGCCTTCCTCGCCGTCAACGGCGGGCAGGGCGCCGCGAGCGCGCGCGTGCGCGAGATCGTCGAGCAGCTGACCGACAACGTGGTGCGTGCGCTGGTGCGCAGCCGCCCGAGCGGTGGTGCCATCCATATCGAAGACGTGCAGGATCAGGTCGAGCTGTCGCTGATGCGCTCGGGCGAGCATGAAGTGGCCCGCGCCTACGTGCTGTACCGCGAAAAGCGCAAGGCAGAGCGCGCCAGTGCCAGCGCCGAGGCCGTGGCCCGCGTCCAGCAAGCCGGCATCAGCATCAACGTGACCGACGCCGGCGTGACCAAGCCGCTGGACGTGGTCGCGCTGCACGCCCTGATCGACAATGCCTGCTCCGGCCTGGGCGATGCCGTCAGCGCCGAGCCGATCCTGAAGGAAACTCTGAAGAACCTGTACGAAGGCGTGCCGATGACGCAGGTGTACGACTCCGCCATCCTGGCCGCGCGTACCCTGATCGAAAAGGACCCGGACTACAGCCAGGTCACCGCCCGCATCCTGCTGCACACCATCCGCAAGGAAATCCTGGGCACCGAAGTGACCCAGTCGGAGATGTCGGCCCGCTACGCCGAGTACTTCCCCAAGTTCATCGCGCGCGGCATCGAAGCCGAGCTGCTGGACGAAAAGCTGGCCACCTTCGACCTGGCCCGCCTGGGCGCCGCGCTGGACGCCGGCCGCGACTTCCAGTTCAACTACCTGGGCCTGCAGACCCTGTACGACCGCTACTTCCTGCATATCGATGAAACCCGCATCGAAATGCCGCAGGCCTTCTTCATGCGCGTGGCCATGGGCCTGGCGCTGAACGAGAAGGACCGCGAAGCGCGCGCCATCGAGTTCTACCAGCTGCTGTCGTCGTTCGACTTCATGTCGTCCACGCCGACCCTGTTCAACTCCGGCACCCGCCGCTCGCAGCTGTCGTCGTGCTACCTGACCACCGTGTCGGACGACCTGGAAGGCATCTATGAAGCGCTGAAGGAAAACGCGCTGCTGTCCAAGTTCGCCGGCGGCCTGGGCAATGACTGGACCAACGTGCGCGCGCTCGGCTCGCACATCAAGGGCACCAACGGCAAGTCGCAAGGCGTGGTCCCCTTCCTGAAGGTGGTGAACGACACCGCCGTCGCCGTCAACCAGGGCGGCAAGCGCAAGGGCGCCGTCTGCGCATACCTGGAAACGTGGCACCTGGACATCGAAGAATTCCTGGAGCTGCGCAAGAACACCGGCGACGACCGCCGCCGCACCCACGACATGAACACGGCCAACTGGATCCCGGACCTGTTCATGAAGCGCGTGATGGAAGGCGGCGAATGGACGCTGTTCTCGCCCGCCACCTGCCCGGACCTGCACGACAAGGTCGGCAAGGAATTCGAAAAGGCCTACCTGGGCTATGAAGCCAAGGCCGCCAGCGGCGAACTGAAGCTGTTCAAGAAGCTGCCGGCGCTGCAACTGTGGCGCAAGATGCTGGGCATGCTGTTCGAGACCGGCCACCCGTGGATCACCTTCAAGGATCCTTGCAACATCCGCAGCCCGCAGCAGCACGTCGGCGTCGTCCACAGCTCCAACCTGTGCACGGAAATCACGCTGAACACCAACGACAGCGAAATCGCCGTGTGCAACCTGGGCTCGGTCAACCTGGTGGCCCACCTGGCCAAGCAGGCCGACGGCTCGTACGCGCTCGACCACGCCAAGCTGCAGAAGACCATCCGCACCGCCATGCGGATGCTCGATAACGTCATCGACATCAACTACTACGCTGTCGACAAGGCGCGCAATTCCAACCTGCGCCACCGTCCGGTCGGCATGGGCATCATGGGCTTCCAGGACTGCCTGCACGTGCTGCGCACCCCGTACGCCAGCAAGGCCGCGGTGCAGTTCGCCGACACCTCGATGGAAGCGGTGTGCTACTACGCCTACCAGGCTTCGACCGAGCTGGCTGAAGAGCGCGGCCGCTACAGCACCTACGAAGGATCGCTGTGGGACCGTGGCATCCTGCCGCAAGACTCGCTCAAGCTGCTGGCCGAAGAGCGCGGCGGCTACCTGGAAGTGGACCTGTCCAGCACCATGGACTGGGACAGCCTGCGCGCCCGCATCAAGCAGCACGGCATGCGCAACTCGAACTGCATCGCGATCGCCCCGACCGCGACCATTTCGAACATCATTGGCGTGTCCGCTTGCATCGAGCCGACCTTCCAGAACCTGTACGTCAAGTCCAACCTGTCGGGCGAGTTCACCGTGGTCAACGACTACCTGGTGCGTGACCTGAAGGAACGCGGCCTGTGGGACGAGGTGATGGTTGCCGACCTGAAGTACTTCGACGGCTCGCTGTCGCGCATCGACCGCATCCCGCAAGACCTGCGCGACATCTACGCCACCGCGTTCGAAGTGGAACCGACCTGGCTGGTGGAAGCCGCCAGCCGCCGCCAGAAGTGGATCGACCAGGCCCAGTCCCTGAACATCTACATGGCCGGCGCGTCGGGCAAGAAGCTGGACGACACCTACAAGCTGGCATGGGTGCGCGGCCTGAAGACCACGTACTACCTGCGCACGATGGCCGCCACCCACGTGGAGAAGTCCACCGTGTCGCGCGGCTCGCTGAACGCAGTGTCGTCGGGCAGCGACAGCGGCTCGGCCCTGGACGCAGCGGCCGCCTCGGCCCCGGCCATGCCGGAAGCCGAAGGCGCGGTCTGCACGATGCGCCCGGGCGACCCCGGCTTCGAAGAGTGCGAAGCCTGCCAATAA
- a CDS encoding SymE family type I addiction module toxin, producing the protein MKIRSTGTHVRTIKISRTQFPVVPGKSNNFTGLRTIPWIRLRGVWLEGAGFSVGQSLKVRVQHQRIVIWVE; encoded by the coding sequence ATGAAAATCAGATCCACTGGCACACACGTTCGGACTATCAAGATTAGCCGGACTCAATTCCCGGTTGTTCCAGGTAAAAGCAATAACTTCACTGGTCTACGGACGATCCCTTGGATTCGCTTGCGAGGTGTTTGGTTGGAGGGGGCTGGATTCAGCGTTGGCCAATCCCTGAAGGTTAGAGTTCAGCATCAGCGGATAGTTATTTGGGTGGAGTAG
- a CDS encoding ribonucleotide-diphosphate reductase subunit beta, with product MLSWDDDVQATPQAAPQPALQPAASATTADQQGVLPPSATQAGILGNNPNAAAAQSNRRVNAADKRVINGSTDVNQLVPFKYKWAWEKYLAGCANHWMPQEINMSRDIALWKDPNGLTEDERRIIKRNLGFFVTADSLAANNIVLGTYRQITAPECRQYLLRQAFEEAIHTHAYQYIVESLGLNEAEIFNAYHEVQSIRDKDEFLIPFIDTLTDPSFKTGTPENDQKLLKSLIVFACIMEGLFFYVGFTQILAMGRQNKMTGAAEQYQYILRDESLHCNFGIDLINQIKLENPHLWTAEFKAEITELFKKAVDLEYRYAEDTMPRGVLGLNAPMFKSYLRFICNRRCQQIGLDQLFPNEENPFPWMSEMIDLKKERNFFETRVIEYQTGGALSWD from the coding sequence ATGCTGAGCTGGGACGACGACGTTCAAGCCACCCCGCAGGCCGCACCGCAGCCTGCCCTGCAACCCGCCGCATCGGCCACCACCGCTGACCAGCAAGGCGTCCTGCCGCCGAGCGCCACGCAAGCCGGCATCCTGGGCAACAATCCCAACGCCGCCGCCGCGCAAAGCAACCGCCGCGTCAACGCCGCCGACAAGCGCGTCATCAACGGCTCGACCGACGTCAACCAGCTGGTGCCGTTCAAGTACAAGTGGGCGTGGGAAAAATACCTGGCCGGCTGCGCCAACCACTGGATGCCGCAGGAAATCAACATGTCCCGCGACATCGCCCTGTGGAAAGACCCCAACGGCTTGACCGAAGACGAGCGCCGCATCATCAAGCGCAACCTCGGCTTCTTCGTCACCGCCGACTCGCTGGCCGCCAACAACATCGTGCTGGGCACCTACCGCCAGATCACCGCGCCGGAATGCCGCCAGTACCTGCTGCGCCAGGCCTTTGAAGAGGCCATCCACACGCACGCCTACCAGTACATCGTTGAATCGCTGGGCCTGAACGAAGCCGAGATCTTCAACGCGTACCACGAAGTGCAGTCGATCCGCGACAAGGACGAGTTCCTGATCCCGTTCATCGACACGCTGACCGACCCGTCGTTCAAGACCGGCACGCCGGAAAACGACCAGAAGCTGCTGAAGTCGCTGATCGTGTTCGCCTGCATCATGGAAGGGCTGTTCTTCTATGTGGGCTTCACGCAGATCCTGGCGATGGGGCGGCAGAACAAGATGACTGGGGCGGCGGAGCAGTATCAGTACATCCTGCGGGATGAGTCGCTGCACTGCAATTTCGGGATTGATTTGATCAATCAGATCAAGCTGGAGAATCCGCATCTTTGGACGGCGGAGTTTAAGGCTGAGATTACTGAGTTGTTCAAGAAGGCTGTTGACCTGGAGTATCGCTACGCTGAGGACACGATGCCGCGCGGCGTGCTGGGGCTGAATGCGCCGATGTTCAAGTCGTATCTGCGCTTCATTTGCAATCGTCGTTGCCAGCAGATTGGGCTGGATCAGCTGTTCCCGAACGAAGAGAATCCGTTCCCGTGGATGTCTGAGATGATCGATCTGAAGAAGGAACGCAACTTCTTTGAGACGCGCGTCATTGAGTATCAGACGGGTGGGGCGTTGAGCTGGGACTGA
- a CDS encoding M81 family metallopeptidase: MAWGIVSACHGRSPYFRQLEHGRQQKTGRRRGGTGTTLIPTYVGQATPSGTIEAGAYAAMKQDILEGIRAALPVDGVLLALHGAGVADGTEDVEGDLALAVRALVGPGVPIAAVYDLHGNMTDAMRDACDLTLPCKLYPHTDFHDRGVEAVELLLEMIRGGLTPVTAMRRLPMLPYIVTTQDGFIPAEVNDVCRKLAAQPGVIDCSWFHGFPYADIAAPCPAVVCTTTGDAALAQRCVDEVAQWIWSHREAFRPTFPPPAQGVALALSAAEGPVVVNEYADNPGGGTPGDGTHLLRALLDANPPAGTCCFASINDAAVVAQAQRAGVGATIRVSLGGKQGRFQGAPIEADAYVKCITDGRFVNRPGSMFEGVRFDLGAMCRLIIQRVDVIVASRAEQIFDVGPFVLHGVDVTGYKLVAIKGANHFRAGYRTVAKGIISVDSEGLSTAAIASFPRERLVGEFWPLSDEVQFGGGADVA; this comes from the coding sequence ATGGCATGGGGAATCGTCTCAGCGTGCCATGGCCGATCGCCGTATTTCAGGCAGCTAGAGCACGGTCGGCAGCAAAAAACCGGAAGAAGGCGCGGCGGGACCGGCACCACGCTCATTCCCACCTATGTCGGGCAGGCGACGCCCTCGGGCACGATCGAAGCCGGCGCGTATGCCGCCATGAAGCAAGACATCCTCGAAGGCATTCGCGCTGCGCTGCCGGTTGACGGCGTGCTGCTGGCCCTGCATGGCGCCGGTGTCGCCGACGGCACTGAAGACGTCGAAGGCGATCTGGCGCTTGCCGTTCGTGCGCTGGTCGGACCGGGTGTCCCAATTGCCGCGGTCTACGATTTGCACGGCAACATGACGGACGCGATGCGCGACGCTTGCGACCTGACGTTGCCGTGCAAGCTGTATCCGCATACCGACTTCCATGACCGGGGCGTCGAAGCCGTCGAGCTGCTGCTTGAGATGATTCGGGGCGGGCTCACACCGGTCACCGCAATGCGACGCCTGCCGATGCTGCCGTACATCGTGACGACACAAGACGGGTTCATCCCGGCGGAAGTCAACGACGTTTGCCGGAAGCTGGCCGCACAGCCCGGCGTCATCGACTGCTCGTGGTTCCACGGCTTCCCCTACGCGGATATCGCGGCCCCCTGCCCGGCGGTCGTGTGCACCACAACCGGAGACGCCGCGCTTGCGCAGCGTTGCGTCGACGAAGTCGCGCAATGGATCTGGTCGCATCGCGAGGCGTTCCGTCCGACGTTTCCGCCCCCCGCACAGGGCGTCGCCCTTGCCCTGTCGGCGGCAGAGGGGCCTGTCGTTGTCAACGAGTACGCAGACAACCCGGGCGGCGGCACACCCGGAGATGGTACGCATTTGCTTCGCGCGTTACTGGATGCCAATCCGCCTGCAGGCACGTGTTGTTTCGCGTCGATCAACGATGCTGCCGTGGTTGCACAAGCGCAGCGCGCAGGTGTCGGTGCCACGATCAGGGTCTCGCTGGGTGGCAAGCAAGGCCGCTTTCAGGGCGCGCCGATCGAGGCCGATGCCTATGTGAAATGCATCACGGACGGTCGTTTCGTGAATCGCCCCGGATCGATGTTCGAAGGGGTTCGTTTCGATCTGGGGGCGATGTGTCGGCTGATCATCCAGCGTGTCGATGTCATCGTGGCTTCGCGTGCGGAGCAAATCTTTGATGTCGGGCCGTTTGTGCTGCATGGGGTGGACGTCACTGGGTACAAGCTCGTTGCGATCAAGGGGGCCAACCACTTCCGTGCTGGATATCGGACGGTGGCTAAGGGAATCATTTCTGTCGATAGCGAGGGCTTGAGTACGGCGGCGATTGCGTCGTTTCCGCGTGAAAGGCTTGTCGGGGAGTTTTGGCCTTTGTCGGACGAGGTCCAGTTCGGTGGCGGTGCCGATGTCGCATGA